The DNA region CTACAGGAACATCCGTGTCTTTGTACTTCTCCAGCGCAAGGGCTAATGTTAGCGTGCTATCTTTCCCGCCTGAAACAGACACAAAACAGACCCTTTCAAAGACAAAAGAGCTCATTATTTCCCCCAGATAAGCTTTAGAGGATGGCCAGACTTGACAATTACTTATTTGTTACTTACAAGGGAGTTTCACCCTGCTTTCCTTCTTTGAATAGTTGAACCCCAAAACCTTGTAAGAAACGGAATTAAGAACCGTTTTCCCTTCCCTCGTGGGTGCATGGCTCTTGTTCACAACTCTTGGGAAAAACCTCCCGAATCCCCGGAAAGTGATTGCGTAGTCTTCATGTAACACGGCTCTTTTCACTTCTTCTAAAAAGTCGTTAATCATTGTCTCTATTTGCTCTTGCGTGAGCTCCTTCCACAACGGTCTTTCTTTTAACCGCTTAGCTATGTCCCTCCTCGTGAGTGTAATCATCTCTTTCTCCCCTTTTTCTTCTTCTTACCCCTTTGCTCCTCTAACTGCTTAACATTTCGCCTAAGCTCCTCTCTCGTGAGAGGGCTTATCAAGTCCTCTAAGCTCGCCTCAAGGAGCTCCGGGGTGAACTTCTCACCGTGCTTAAGACAGTAGTACATCACCCGCAAGTATTTCACAGAGAACTTATGAAAAGCCTTCTTAAAAACTCCTCCAGTCTTAAGCAAGTAATAACGGAAGTAATCGGCCGCAACGTTCTTTACGCTATCTCTCTTAAAGAGCTGACACACCATAAACATTTCACGGCGAACAAGCCTGTTAGAGTTCACTTTTTTCTTGTAGT from Phorcysia thermohydrogeniphila includes:
- a CDS encoding HU family DNA-binding protein; protein product: MITLTRRDIAKRLKERPLWKELTQEQIETMINDFLEEVKRAVLHEDYAITFRGFGRFFPRVVNKSHAPTREGKTVLNSVSYKVLGFNYSKKESRVKLPCK